ctctctgcttccctccccgagttttttttttttgacgAAATGCCACTCTGCGTTTTCTCCttgtgctttctctctctttctctctctcgcattttgtgtgtgtgcgtgtgtgtgtgtgtttgggcGTGCGCATGTCGTGGGCTCAAAGGAGGACAAAAGAGAGCGCTAAAAATAAAATGGAAGTTGCTGTCCTTGTTTGtatggaggtggagcgagGTCGAGGAGAGCAGATGATGAGGCACCAACGACTTTAagctgaagagggagaggggggaattCCGAGGATGATGCGAATGCTCAACAACTAGGTGTGTGGCTTCTGACCTCctccacgcgcagcagcggcagcgaacgAGGCTGTGGAGAGGCCGGTGTACCACAGGGGCTGGCGAAAGTGATGACTGGTGGGAAAAGCGTGTTTGGGGAAATCAAAAGCCAAGCAGACGTGAGCCTCTCATCACGCAAATGGAACTCCACCCGCATGCGTTTGAGATGTTTGCTTCAACTTGTTTGCGTGCACCTTACTTGCACGAGTCTCCTCTCtgttgctgtgtgtgtgcggggaggggggcagcatttgtgtgggtgcgttTGCGTTCACACACGTGTAGGATAGCTTGTTTGTCTTTCTTGTGCTTTGTGCTGTGCTGTATTTCATTTTGTCTCCCtacttccccttctctcccccttttgtgCCTCTCAGGCTCTTTCTGCACCGCTCTCTGTCGGTTGTGTGTCCGTGTAGGCCCGcgtgcctcttctctttttacTGAGTCGGAGGTGCgcttttcgttgttgttgtttgcttctttctggtcctcttttttttttatggTATTCTATTCTTCCCTAAGTCGGTGATAACAAGGAAAGTCCACACAATATCCACCCAAcaacagaggagggagaagctcCAAGGAATGACTGACTCCATCTTcctggggaggggaggggcatcGGAGGGTAGAGAAATAGTGTCCCATGGATCGGGCGCATACAGctgcacacacgtgcgcgctttccccgttttttttttttcgtgtgtaAGTGTATCAGGGTAATTCAGCGAGAGTCGTGCGAAGCACCGTACATGAGTCTAACTCCAGGGTCTCCGCAAGCAcacctgtgcctgtgtgggaACTCgacctccctctttctttttgtttggtGTTCGCACGCCATGAAAGCACAACCTTAGCGGAGTGAACGATGaattcctttcctctcccgctctcttACAGCGCACGTCGGGGTTGAATAGACCTCTCAGTCGCACTGCCCAGCACAAACTGCCCTCTTCTTTTCAGTGATGCCAATATTTTGTGTGATGCTGTGGACTTACGCGCTCTCTTCACTGTCAGTTGCAGGTGCTCCGCGTTGATGCCTCGTCGCTTCCATTATAATCGTATTGTGTCactttcctctctgctcctttttttttcgctgttCCTCCCCccgtacacgcgcacactcgCCCATGCACACTGGCGCTGCCCACGTGTACCAATGCCCCTGATGGTGTCTTCACTGGCCATTCCCCAACATAACCCCTCTCGCTTGTTCCCTTACCTCGTCTGTCCGTGCATCCAACCAAAAAGATCTTTGAACCAACGCTAGCAACGCAACTCCACCCATCTTctgcctttttctctttttcgttcttctATTGGTCTTCAACTTCTCGCTCGAGGTACCCGCATcgtcacccctctccccctttttacACACTCCCCTCTAAACCATGGCCACCACGTACGAGGAGTTTGCGGCGAAGCTGGACCGCCTGGATGAGGAGTTCAACAAGAAGATGCAGGAGCAGAACGCCAAGTTCTTTGCGGACAAGCCGGATGAGTCGACGCTGTCGCCCGAGATGAAGGAGCACTACGAAAAGTTCGAGCGCATGATCAAGGAGCACACGGAGAAGTTCAACAAGAAGATGCACGAGCACTCGGAGCACTTCAAGCACAAGTTCGCTGAGCTGCttgagcagcagaaggctgcGCAGTACCCGGGCAAGTAAGATTAGAAACGGTGAAACGACTCGCACCATGCCGGTGATCAGCAAGACTCGCACATATGTCAGTGCTTGTGGATGTGCATATGTGCTTCTGGGGgcacggggggggggcaggcgGCTGCGAAGATAGGCTAAGCAGATGAGGGGGCATGGAAGTCAATTACGAAGGAGGCAGTGACACATCGATGAATCGGGGTGGTTATATAGGCGCCATAGAGGTGAGAAGCACAACAATGCGCCTGCTTGCCTCCGTGGGCGTATGATGAGGCGGTTACCATACATGTAGCTTCTGTGCCCACGAActgtacgtgtgtgggtatgtgtcTGCCTGAATGTTGATGCGTTGGTGACGCAACTCAGCAGAAGGAGCTGGATAACTGctaggggggggggatgatGAGTGTAGGAAGGAGTGTGCACCCACcgtccttccttctctcaaGTTTCCCATTGAAGCAGCCTCTATCCTTGTGTCTTCAGgcgtacgcgtgtgtggtcgcggcggagctggagtCATGTCAACTGGGCACTGAGGTAGGAGAGTGCAATGCTGGAGGTGCTTCTGCTGTTTTGATTtgtgcctcttttccttaTGGTGTCCTCTTCATGCAAGTGTGTAGGGCGCGGGGAACGTGCAGCGAGGCAAGCGGTGCGGTTGTGAATGCCGCGCACTCGTGTCTGCTAACCTTCATTTGCACTCTATTGCCATCTGTGTTCACTTCCGCTCCACTCTGTTCACCTTTTACCGTATACATTTCTTTACGCTCAAGATGAACGGATCTATACACTGGCAATGTTGGCGACAGGAAAGGTGTAGCGAGGTTGAGTGAGTGAGAAGTCTGAGAAGCGAAGGGATGCCCTCTGCCTTAGTCTTGTTTAAGGCATTCAAGCGCAACTTGAAGTGACTCTTTGCTGACAAAATGTGTGGGGTGCGGTGTCTATTGTGGAACGTTGCGTGGGTGCACAGATTTTCCTCTATCTCTATacacgctctcttttttttttcgcaaTATCGTGAGTCCCTGCCCTAGTTGATTCCCGATATCCCCTACTCGCATTTCGCTTCTCGTCGCATTGGTCCTCCGGTCCAGGTACCTTTTCAGGGGTGTGGTTGCTGTTCCGTGTTGATccgcttttcctcctctctcgtcttcttCCCAGCTCATGTATATCTTTGCTGCACGTCTTCTGTATCTCCTTGGACTCCACTGTACACTCTTCCCTtgtctcactctctttttctcttggtCTTACCATCCAAACCTTTCCTTACCAAATATGTGGACCATGCCGGTAAGGCATCTCAGAGAAGGCGGGTGCTgtggggaaaggaaggaggggtggaTAAGGAAATAACGCAAAGTCGAGGCAAGCAGTCGGACGAACAATTGCttgagggaaaaaaagagagaaccaTACAGTGAGGTGCACCTTCGGCAGGTTAAAACACAATATCACCGCCTTCCTTTTTCTACCTGTACACAgacatatatacatatatatgcAAAcacgtatatatatatgtgtgtgtgtctgtagACTTGTTGAACCCAGCGTGAAtcacccctttttttgtctctctctctagtaCTACCCCCGACTCCCTGGCTTCGTTTTTATGAAGTCATCTCAGCAAGTCTTCAAGGGTAAGCACTACGAACACGACTACCGCCACGCGTACCGTGCTTGCCTTCTTTCTTCATATCCCCCTCCACACAGGTTGCAGTTGGCTGCCGTTGTTCTAGCGATACTGAGCTACGCTCCGTATCGCTCATCCTCTTTcatgctctctctctgtctctcatATTGGgagtgtgtaggtgtgcctTTCTTTTActtctcgcttccctccTTATTTCCTACACCTCTCTTTATTTATTTATGTCTTCGTTGATtgtgttcttttttttcttcatctcacgtttttttttttcgcctgtTTCTCTCGTCGACCATGTTGCCCTcatccaccccctccccccaatgCATCCATCTGAGAAACGATCAGCAGAACGAACACCGCCAAGAAAAGACTCTTGCCGAAGTGCAAAAGAAGCAAACGAAATGGGCACCACATCGAAGCGTGCGGACGTGTCCTCATCAGAAGGCACGTCGGCATGTGCTtattttctttctttttcgaGTAGCGCACAGCCAAACCCCTTGGGAGGTGAGACCACCTTAAGTccccgcacccccccccctctaccaTGACCCCCCTGGCTGTCACCGCTTCATGTGGGCATAGAAGGTGAGCAATGCCGATCTTCAAAGAAGAAGGGCAGTTCCACATGTCTGACTACaaccttctcctttttctctctctcggttcATGCTTTTCTTTGTGGGCTTGTGCTGCTTGCTGCCCCAACTATCCTCTTTTCGCACTTCTCTGGACGACTACTGAACTCAAtaaacgcacgcacacaagcacaacGCTGCCAGTCTCTTTCTCCGCTCACCACATTCAACCCAAACCAATCCATCTCAGgactctcccccctctcccccttttacACACTCCCCTCTAAACCATGGCCACCACGTACGAGGAGTTTGCGGCGAAGCTGGACCGCCTGGATGAGGAGTTCAACAAGAAGATGCAGGAGCAGAACGCCAAGTTCTTTGCGGACAAGCCGGATGAGTCGACGCTGTCGCCCGAGATGAAGGAGCACTACGACAAGTTCGAGCGCATGATCAAGGAGCACACGGAGAAGTTCAACAAGAAGATGCACGAGCACTCGGAGCACTTCAAGCACAAGTTCGCTGAGCTGCttgagcagcagaaggctgcGCAGTACCCGGGCAAGTAAGACTAGAAGAAAAAGTTTCCTTAGGGCGAGGGTCGGTGCCATGTATAAAGACGTCTATCAATCTGTCGtatgtttttttttacatttttttccccttcatttcccctttctcctcgcGCTGCATGGTAGAGTCGTATGCTTGTTTGATACACAGAGATGGGTGCCTTATCACCGTGGCTCCGTTTCACTTTTTTCGTTTATTTGCCTTTGCATCAACCTTTCCCTTGCTTCCGAATTAATTGCTGGCTTGTGCAGCGGTCAGGGCTAGAGAGCGGAGGTGAAAGACAGGGCTAGTGAGGTCTTATACGAATGCACGTTGCTCTGTGCGTGGCTGTGTTTAGGTACGTACGCGCTTGCTGTGGAATATGGCCTTTCCATACAGTCAAATGGGTCTCACCAGGCtacacacgcgtacacgcacacgcctatacatcatcatcatcaccatAATCAATGCACGTATGTAGGAGCTGAAGGACAACGAAAATTTTCTGCCTCAGAAATAAAACGGAGAAAAACctcagagaaagagagaattGCTGGTTTTTGTGCCTTCTTTGCCAGTGTACCTGCGCCCTGCACATGATGTTCTGGTGTACCGCTGTGTGCCGGACGAGAGACGGCGCGGGGCAGCGCAAGCACAATGGCGCGGTGAACACTCGCCACCATGTACTTTTGCAGACCAATCGGCAGTAAAAACGAAATGCAATGAACGCTAACGGAGCAAGTGAAACAGTTCACCAGTAGGCCGCTTCAGCGAGCTGCTTGGCTGCACGTcgaggagggggcgaaggTGGCACCGGAACAGGATAGTCAACGTGCggcggtgcgtgtgaggtgggtgggtctctctttctccctctcgtgaTGGAGCCAAGGATGCTGCTAGCTCATACGGTCAcgcgaggggagggagcatTTTTTGTGCGAGCCAGgcgaagcgaagaagagaaaaagatcCCCGCACTTTTTTCTTCCGCGTCAGAATCactgcaaagcagcgcctttttttctccctgtCCTCGTCAGTtcagctcttcttctcgtttgcCGTGGCTCGCTTTTCATCTTTCTCACCCTGGCTTATCTCCGCACGGGTGTGGGGTGTCGAATGGGAGCAGGCGTACAGAAGGGCATCCTCAGCGTTGTAACAGGAGACCCCCTTTTTCGTCCCTTGGCCAGTCGACGGGCAATACCCCTTTCGCTCATGTACTACTTGTTCTTGGTGTGCTTTCTCCCACCTCGTATGTCGCACTCTTCAGTTGCTGGGATCTTTCGACTTTtatgtgtgcgcctctctgctTACTCCCTCTTCTTATTCTTCGCTTCCCCTGTGTGTTGCGGCCACCTTGACTCATATTTGCCCAACCACTTGCCACTACGAACGTCTGTGCACGTGCCTGTGCTTGCAATGTGCGGGTAAATGTGCAACCCTCACAACCACACAACTACTTCACGTCTTGCTCTCTGCTCAAAAAACTTCCTTTTCCACGCCCACCGCATCACGAGAAGGTGCGCATCTAGGTAGTTTTGTGCTGTCTCTCCCTCAAtttcctcccctcaccaCATTCAACCCAAACCAATCCATCTCAGgactctcccccctctccccctttttacACACTCCCCTCTAAACCATGGCCACCACGTACGAGGAGTTTGCGGCGAAGCTGGACCGCCTGGATGAGGAGTTCAACAAGAAGATGCAGGAGCAGAACGCCAAGTTCTTTGCGGACAAGCCGGATGAGTCGACGCTGTCGCCCGAGATGAAGGAGCACTACGACAAGTTCGAGCGCATGATCAAGGAGCACACGGAGAAGTTCAACAAGAAGATGCACGAGCACTCGGAGCACTTCAAGCACAAGTTCGCTGAGCTGCttgagcagcagaaggctgcGCAGTACCCGGGCAAGTAAGGGGCACAGCCAAGTCTCTTGATGTCATAGAAACAGAAAGATAGTcaaggaggtgaagagggaagacatgcggtgctgctgtgcagtggGACGCgcggggagggagtgggaattaggaagagggaaggaggggcaaACGTGTAGTTGGAGAGGGGCTCTCGAGGTGAGTGGTTAATAAGTGTTGGGATTGCGCCACGTACATGCTATAAGCGTTGACGTGGTAGCCTTCTTTGGACGCCGTGTGTACAactcaccttctctgccctagtcctcgtcctcctccacattTTTGGCATGCCTTGTCGTGCTTCAggctcctctcctcttctcttttccgttATGCCTCTCTCGGCTTTTCTTCCCGCGTACACCCGCCTTACTCCTTCGCTGTCCGCCACTTCCTCCTTGTGAAGTAACTCTTTCTCTTTACCTGTTTTACCTTTTTCCGGTGATTTCCTATCTTTTCCCTTTACTCCCTTTCACTTTTCGcactgttctctctctcactttgTTTTAacttcttctcttcgctgTTCTCTTTGTCTAGAAAAAACAATCCGCACATCTGACATGCTTTACAGCGCGTTTCCCATTCCATGAGGCGGAGGCAATTATAGAGAGAAAGGGATGACTTGacttctcactctcttttaTGGACGACTCTCTCTTCCGCcccatttctctctcgcgcgtgcAAAGGTCAACGGATTCTAGGATGCATGCAGGGATGCACGGAATCTTtgtctcccttccccctgtGCTCGACCCTCGAAGAGGtcaagagcgagagacaagCAGGCGCCTGGGAAGAAAGGGAGTTTCACTGACAATGGGTTTCTTCTACCGTGTGGTGTGTCAGCCTGAGTGGACTTTGTCCTCTACCCCTACAAATTACCGCCTTCGCTGTTCTTGTTGCTTCCGACAGCCTGTTCTTCCCACCTGCTTCCCTGGCACCGTGAGTCGTAGCCGCCACTGTTCCAGTCCTGATTCTCCCCCAGTGCGTCTGTCATTCTCacccgctctctttctctgtgcaccTTTCTCTTTTATGGAGCTGTGCGCGCATTTGCTTTCACGTCGTGGATATGTttcctgcgtgcgtgtgtgcgacgTTCAAAGCACTTATTGTCTTTTTTGCTTCCCTTTTAGGTGAGTCGATTTGTTTCACTTAAAGGGGCTCCGGTTTGTGTTCACCGGGGGCGTAGGCCAAGTCCCTCTCACCTCCGCAGTCGAGAGGAATCTCAGAGAAGCCGCAACGCTcatctttccttcttttgcTGCAGAGTGAGATGACTTGATCATACGTGCCGAAATACAAAGCCACTCATCCCCATTTAGCCTCCACGCACGGTGAGTCTCTTCACTTTTCATTGTAGCAATGCTGCGAACTTGCCGCATCTTTTGCTTCCGCATAAAGTGCGGGAGCATGTATGTTGACTACAAGATAATGTCCCGCAACCATCGTCGCTCGATTCGCGTAGAGGATGCCTTAGTCGACCCCCTGCTTCCCACCACGGTGGTGCCACTGCATTGGTTGGAGCAGCTTAGGTGCCCATCGACGCGTCTTCTTACCGGCTACCACATAGAAGAGGCGGTGTATGCAAAGCCGAACTACGGCGATCGTGTGAACAGCACTCCTGCGTTGTTGTCTTCGTCTCTTGCAGCTGCCAAGCCGGAGGAGAGCGATGCTCACGTCAACGCGATCCGGGCGGGCCCAGTGGTACTTTACATAACTGGGCAGAGCATCCCTGTCGTTTTAAACCCTCTCTTTGTGCACTCAGGCGAGTGGGGACTCACTCAGTCAAACGGTGAATTGGACCTTCGCATCGGCATGGATGCTATAGAGCAGTGCTCCCTGTACGCTGAGCTCCGCCCGGGTGGTCTGCTCTACTCGAAGCTGCCGCACCCAAGCCTGACAGAGGCGATGGAGCCGGTGCAGGACACGCTTAAGCGCTACGGAATGAAGTGTGGCTTGGCAGAGTCGCCACTGGTGCCACGACCGTGGACGCGCATGCGCTATATGTTTAtcgacgagctgcagcgcggcccGAAGATGACCGAGTTCGTAGGGTACAACCCGCGCAGCGGAACTCAGTGGCGCTTCTCGCAGCACACCAAATACTTCCGCACGGGCATCTGGCGCGAGACCATCCGACGCAACGAAATGAACGATGggctgcacgcgcacagcagctggcaaAAGTCCCCGCAGCAGGCGGTTCCGGAGATCAGCTTCCTCGCACCCTACCCGTAACCGCAGTGATCGCCGATGGGGTGGATTGCTTCGACTGTGGTCGCGGAGGATGGCAAGGGCCATAGGCAAGGACAAGCCAAGGAGACACAAATGTGGTGTTGCGCGGGTGCCCTCGAAAGGTAAAAACACCtcttctgcgtgtgtgtgtttctgccTTGTATCTCCGACGCGTTtcacctcccccactcccctgtgtatttctctctctctcacaaTACCTCTTTTCGGGGTTGTAAGGGCTCACTGTAGCAGCGGCGTaccacgtgtgtgcgtgcgtgtgtgtatgtgcggtGTACTCCTCTTGAACGAGCGTGCGCGTACGTGGAGTGTAGGGAAGGGGCGctgaaaagaaaacgaagtTGGTGTAcactagagagagagacaatgACGTCTGCTCCACAACAGGGGACTACTGAGCTCAGCCCCTAACGTGTCTATTACCCTCCCCACCAACGCACTTCTCTGTGCACTTTTGCTtctgcacctctcttcttgccGCTGGCTGTGCCTCTTTGTGCGTCAGTGCGTAACGGCCACATtatcttctttcctctctgttggCTCACCCCTTTCACAATCCAAAGGCGAAGGAAGGCGACCAAAAAAAGATTACTACCGAACACGTGAAGCTGAATCGGTGCTGTGTATGCTGTGGCGTCCACGCTGTCTGAGAGAGGCACCTCGATGCAGAGAAGAGCTTCACATATTCGGAGAGAAGTGGAGAGGAGGTATCGATGGCGGTGGCCTTCGCTGGCCAGGCCTTGTTTTTGGTTTTGCCTGTGTGCTtacgaaggaaaaggcggtTAGGGGAGGGGCAACGCCTCTGAAAcagcgtcgctgtcgttgttTTCTCACACACAAAAGCcacagaaaaagaaacgcagcTCAGTGGCTATCTTCATGTGATTTCCTTTGTATGCGCTATACCAGCTCTTCATCTCTGCATTTGTTTTCACTCTGGtcttgtttttcctctctggTGGGCTCCTACTCTTCGTGAGAGACACTGCAACACGagagccaaaaaaaaaggactTTTTGAGGACACGGAGGAGAACAGGGTCGCTTCCTCTTCACGTCTgcactctcttttctttgccaaAGCTCTAACTCCGTCCCATGCCCTT
This DNA window, taken from Leishmania panamensis strain MHOM/PA/94/PSC-1 chromosome 34 sequence, encodes the following:
- a CDS encoding hypothetical protein (TriTrypDB/GeneDB-style sysID: LpmP.34.2090), producing MLRTCRIFCFRIKCGSMYVDYKIMSRNHRRSIRVEDALVDPLLPTTVVPLHWLEQLRCPSTRLLTGYHIEEAVYAKPNYGDRVNSTPALLSSSLAAAKPEESDAHVNAIRAGPVVLYITGQSIPVVLNPLFVHSGEWGLTQSNGELDLRIGMDAIEQCSLYAELRPGGLLYSKLPHPSLTEAMEPVQDTLKRYGMKCGLAESPLVPRPWTRMRYMFIDELQRGPKMTEFVGYNPRSGTQWRFSQHTKYFRTGIWRETIRRNEMNDGLHAHSSWQKSPQQAVPEISFLAPYP
- a CDS encoding kinetoplastid membrane protein-11 (TriTrypDB/GeneDB-style sysID: LpmP.34.2060), which gives rise to MATTYEEFAAKLDRLDEEFNKKMQEQNAKFFADKPDESTLSPEMKEHYEKFERMIKEHTEKFNKKMHEHSEHFKHKFAELLEQQKAAQYPGK
- a CDS encoding kinetoplastid membrane protein-11 (TriTrypDB/GeneDB-style sysID: LpmP.34.2070), translated to MATTYEEFAAKLDRLDEEFNKKMQEQNAKFFADKPDESTLSPEMKEHYDKFERMIKEHTEKFNKKMHEHSEHFKHKFAELLEQQKAAQYPGK